The region AAACAAGATAATTTTCAAGTGCTAAGAGAAACGATTATGCCAAGTGTTTTGGTAGAGTTGGGGTTTTTAACTAATAAAACCGAGGGTCGTTACTTAAATTCTAAAAAGGGGCAACAACAAATGGGAAAATCAATTGCAGATGCCATTACCAATTACATTGGCAATTTAAAAATGAATACAGTAGTTGAAGAAGTAGTTCAGAATACTGAAATTGATGCTGAAAGTACTCCTGATATTGCACAAAAAGAAGTGGAGTTTAAAGTGCAGATAGCTTCGGGTAAAAATAAAATTCCAACAAAATCGTATAATTTTAAAGGATTGAAAAATATCCAAAGAGTAAAACTAGGGAGCTATCACAAATATTATTACGGAGTTTCTTCCTCTTATCAAGAGGTGCAAAAGTCTCTATTAATCGCTAAAGAAAAGGGCTATAAAACAGCATTTATAGTTGCATTTAAAAATGGCGAAAAAGTATCTGTAAAAGAAGTTAATAAAATGCCTTAATTTTGGCAGTTGCAACCAAATATTATTAGTAATTTTGTTGCTAAATGTCTATGTATGTCTAAAGAATTAAAAACAGGAATTATAGTAATCATCGTCATTGTTGCTTTTATATGGGGCTTTAACTTTTTAAAAGGGCATGATTTATTAGATGGTGAAGCTCGTTATTTTAAAGTTGAATATTCTAAAATAGGAGGTTTAAATAAAGCAAGTTCTGTAACCCTAAACGGTTTAAAAGTTGGCAAGGTTAACGAAATTACATTTAATGAAACGCCCGAAAAAAGAGGTCATTTAATTGTTCGTTTTTCGGTAGAGAATGATTTCGAATTCTCTAAAAAAAGTATTGTTAAAATATATTCACCGAACCCAATATCAGGTTCAAGTTTGGCAATTATACCCAATTATGAAGGTGAAATGGCTGTTTCAGGAGACACGTTAGAGGGGGAAATGGAAGAGAATTTATTTACTTCTATAGGAGAGCGTTTAGATCCGCTGCAAGAAAAATTGGAGAAAATTATGGTAAGTGCCGACACTTTATTTGGTGGTGTCAATAAAATTTTGAATCAAAATACCATCAATAACGTAAATAATTCTGTAAAAGATATTGCACTAATTCTTCAAGATTTTAAAAAAACCATTAAATCAGTAAACAGCTTGGTCATTGAAAATAAAGAAAGTTTAAAAGCTACGCTTGACAATACTAAGAATATGTCAGATAATTTTAGTAAAGTATCAGATAGTTTAGCCAGTATTAATATCAAACAAATTCTTTCAAAAGCTGAAAGTGCAGTAGATAATTTTAATCAATTATCAATGAAATTGAATTCAGATGAAGGTTCTATTGGTAAGTTAATTAATGACGAAAAGTTGTACGATAATATTGAAGCTGCTACCAAAGAATTAGAAGAATTATTAAGAGATTTAAAACTAAACCCTAAAAGATATGTTCATTTTTCACTATTTGGTAAAAAACAAAAAACGTTTACAGCTAGCGAAAAGGAAGATAAATAATTCAATAATTAGTAGTTTAAATAATTAATATGCAATACTTACCCAATATACTTTTTGCGCTAGCTCTTATTTTTGGTATTGGTTTTTTTGTGATGAATATCAGAAAATTATCAAGAAACATCAAATTAGGAAAAGATGTAAATAGAACCGATAAAAAACCTGAGCGTTTAAAAAATATGATAATGATTGCTCTTGGGCAATCTAAAATGGTAAAAAGACCTTTTTCTGGGCTTTTACATGTCATTGTTTATGTTGGTTTTGTAATTATCAATATAGAAGTTTTAGAAATTATTATTGATGGTTTAGCCGGAACTCACAGAATTTTTCAAGGTATAATTAATGAACGCGTCTACGCTTTTTTAATCGGAACTTTTGAGGTTTTTGCAGCATTGGTATTTATTGCCGTTATTTTATTTTGGACAAGAAGAAATGTGGCAAATATTAAGCGCTTTATGAGTTCAGAAATGAAAGGTTGGCCAAAAAATGACGCCAATTATATCATTTATTTTGAAATGATTTTAATGACTTTGTTTTTGGTGATGAATGCCACCGATATTGATTTTCAAAAAGCAGGAATAGGAAACCCTATAAGTCAATTTATTGCCCCTTTATTTAATAGTTTTTCTCCAGATACTTTACATATAATAGAAAGAACCGCTTGGTGGATTCATATTTTGGGAATCTTAACCTTCTTAAATTACTTGTTTTACTCAAAACACTTGCACATTTTATTAGCATTTCCGAATACATATTTTGCCAATTTAAATCCTAAAGGGCAATTCAATAATTTAGAATCAGTGACCAACGAAGTTAAATTAATGATGGATCCAGATGCAGATCCATATGCTATGCCTGCTGAAGGAGCGGAAGAAGTGGTTCCAGAAAAATTTGGCGCATCTGATGTTGCAGATTTAAATTGGGTGCAATTATTAAATGCTTATACCTGCACAGAATGTGGTAGATGTACATCTGCTTGTCCTGCAAATTTAACAGGTAAAAAACTTTCTCCTCGTAAAATTATGATGGACACTAGAGATCGTTTAGAGGAAGTGGGTAG is a window of Polaribacter litorisediminis DNA encoding:
- a CDS encoding MlaD family protein → MSKELKTGIIVIIVIVAFIWGFNFLKGHDLLDGEARYFKVEYSKIGGLNKASSVTLNGLKVGKVNEITFNETPEKRGHLIVRFSVENDFEFSKKSIVKIYSPNPISGSSLAIIPNYEGEMAVSGDTLEGEMEENLFTSIGERLDPLQEKLEKIMVSADTLFGGVNKILNQNTINNVNNSVKDIALILQDFKKTIKSVNSLVIENKESLKATLDNTKNMSDNFSKVSDSLASINIKQILSKAESAVDNFNQLSMKLNSDEGSIGKLINDEKLYDNIEAATKELEELLRDLKLNPKRYVHFSLFGKKQKTFTASEKEDK
- a CDS encoding (Fe-S)-binding protein, yielding MQYLPNILFALALIFGIGFFVMNIRKLSRNIKLGKDVNRTDKKPERLKNMIMIALGQSKMVKRPFSGLLHVIVYVGFVIINIEVLEIIIDGLAGTHRIFQGIINERVYAFLIGTFEVFAALVFIAVILFWTRRNVANIKRFMSSEMKGWPKNDANYIIYFEMILMTLFLVMNATDIDFQKAGIGNPISQFIAPLFNSFSPDTLHIIERTAWWIHILGILTFLNYLFYSKHLHILLAFPNTYFANLNPKGQFNNLESVTNEVKLMMDPDADPYAMPAEGAEEVVPEKFGASDVADLNWVQLLNAYTCTECGRCTSACPANLTGKKLSPRKIMMDTRDRLEEVGRNIDANKGTFVDDGKQLLNDYISPEELWACTSCNACVEECPVNIDPLSIIIDMRRYLVMEESAAPQELNMMMNNIENNGAPWPYNQQDRLNWAQEE